Proteins found in one Acipenser ruthenus chromosome 18, fAciRut3.2 maternal haplotype, whole genome shotgun sequence genomic segment:
- the LOC117435354 gene encoding cysteine-rich protein 1-like has translation MPKCPKCDKEVYFAEKVTSLGKDWHRPCLKCEKCNKTLSSGSHAEREGKPYCHRPCYATLFGPKGFGHGGTESHTFK, from the exons ATGCCCAAGTGTCCAAAATGCGATAAGGAAGTCTATTTTG CTGAGAAAGTCACCTCCCTTGGCAAAGACTGGCACAGACCTTGTTTAAAATGTGAGAAATGCAACAAGACCCTGTCATCTGGCTCCCATGCAGAG CGAGAGGGAAAACCTTACTGTCACAGACCATGTTATGCTACCCTGTTTGGACCTAAAG GGTTTGGACATGGAGGAACTGAAAGCCACACCTTCAAATAA
- the LOC117422236 gene encoding mitotic deacetylase-associated SANT domain protein-like produces the protein MIKFVSLQLKVLRMLEDSSIAFDKAVRRGSKVARTVAPDICHVTGSGVFVSVCFLAMNLTPQQKATAKRTGKRISFFNEQSGPQPPQPLEVPYYSLGTQVQEPTQSDGETLSGSEAPRYLSSVIFSPEKGDRARGHYQQTVPMKWGIPEQGNANWPQGGVPGVWGQNYSVYVGNNLDMNVPGYGSQVYSKLGQEPQQQPKRGQEKQTQNPAAEAYRETAQNRNVEWEQQQQQQALARQQAQIQAFRHGQKQGAAPPQPAVVLQPFQLAFGQQKQQLPPGYFQVFQPNRTVSNMGFGGQPKTQHQLQQQQQEQIMQQQQLQQQQNQQIMESFYQNHLQQQQQLTSQSLGSQSHQQGPPGQFQQSSLNPEIQMYLGGSQQTELAAHHHPQPRRSRRLSKESAPPAAAFQGEQPGNLFLIPWSKPAPGSQASSTAAAAQNGALEAKVAPKTEDATGALTGVIQSTRRKRRVSQEANLHTLAQKASEMESIPPPAVKGAEEKAPAEGDSVSAKRLREEGLVPLVIPVSVPVRRVDRLSPSREQAEGEGWSQRAGPLDRAPLEQKASVIVTRRRSLRNSLSESTNQDEEGTNEEEAKACVKSKRRPRPEPLFIPPPKPGTFIPPPVYSTITPYQSHLRSPVRLADNPFSMPPYTPPPILSPVREGSGLYFSTIRSSATSNSLPAPTPATPKSVTRSLLRSNSSEITPPVLPLMGDATPVSIEPRINIGHRYQADIPELKERLQAQQDEHKADLVWKPLQELETKQSHQDTMRSLMSLACSSALCGGGTNQELALHCLHEAKGDILGALALLLLKKPIFQKNHPLADYHYAGSDKWTSSEKWNFNNGISAYKKDFFLVQKLVRTKTVVQCVEFYYTYKKQVKIGRNGTLIFGDSDVLDGRDTQDDAEINVKSSQRYGPTSRETPRQEEEVNSKQWEDPANSMQDSTLARVTHTLPANENASEVLVMRSPEVLSMEKKKEPPPRTRLPPPLPKPRADPPPTDKRKTGAVNQVQDQDSIFPCKKCGRVFYKVKSRSAHMKSHSEQEKKAAALRQKIAEEEEKAAVARAEAAQRNGAQEDDSSSSSSSSISSSSSSNADSEEEGEDKDDKDWH, from the exons CATTTGATAAAGCAGTTAGACGTGGAAGCAAAGTTGCAAGAACCGTTGCCCCTGACATTTGCCACGTAACAGGATCTGGAG tttttgttagtgtgtgttttcTCGCCATGAACCTGACGCCCCAACAAAAAGCAACAGCCAAGAGGACAGGCAAGCGCATCTCATTCTTCAATGAGCAGAGTGGCCCACAGCCCCCACAACCCCTGGAGGTGCCTTATTACAGCCTGGGGACTCAGGTTCAAGAACCAACCCAAAGCGATGGAGAAACCCTATCCGGTTCGGAAGCCCCGAGGTACCTCTCCTCTGTGATATTTAGCCCAGAAAAGGGGGACCGGGCTCGGGGGCACTACCAGCAGACGGTCCCTATGAAATGGGGGATTCCGGAGCAAGGCAACGCTAACTGGCCTCAAGGGGGTGTCCCCGGAGTTTGGGGACAGAACTATTCTGTCTATGTGGGCAACAACTTGGATATGAACGTCCCTGGTTATGGCAGTCAGGTTTACTCCAAACTAGGCCAAGAACCTCAACAGCAGCCCAAAAGAGGGCAGGAGAAACAGACTCAAAACCCTGCAGCTGAGGCCTACCGGGAGACTGCTCAAAACAGGAATGTGGAatgggagcagcagcagcagcagcaggcctTGGCCAGGCAGCAAGCCCAGATTCAGGCCTTCCGTCATGGGCAGAAGCAAGGGGCAGCACCCCCACAACCAGCGGTGGTCCTGCAGCCTTTTCAGCTGGCTTTCGGGCAACAGAAGCAACAGCTGCCACCTGGTTACTTTCAGGTCTTCCAGCCTAACAGAACTGTTTCCAACATGGGCTTTGGTGGTCAGCCTAAAACACAACACCAGCTTCAACAGCAACAGCAAGAACAAATAATGCAACAACAACAATTGCAACAACAACAGAATCAACAAATAATGGAAAGTTTCTACCAGAATcaccttcagcagcagcagcagctaacGTCCCAGTCTTTAGGATCTCAGTCCCACCAACAAGGGCCCCCAGGCCAGTTCCAACAAAGCAGCTTAAACCCTGAAATCCAGATGTATCTAGGAGGCTCCCAGCAGACAGAGCTAGCTGCCCACCACCACCCTCAGCCCAGGAGGTCTCGGCGGCTCTCCAAGGAGAGCGCCCCTCCAGCAGCAGCCTTCCAGGGAGAGCAGCCAGGGAATCTGTTCCTGATCCCGTGGAGCAAGCCAGCCCCCGGTTCTCAGGCTTCCagtactgctgctgctgcccaaAATGGGGCTCTCGAGGCAAAAGTGGCTCCCAAGACAGAAGACGCCACAGGAGCTCTCACGGGAGTCATCCAGAGTACAAGGAGAAAGAGAAGGGTTTCCCAGGAGGCTAATCTGCACACATTGGCCCAGAAAGCTTCTGAGATGGAGTCCATTCCTCCTCCAGCAGTAAAG GGGGCTGAGGAGAAGgccccagcagagggagactcGGTCAGTGCCAAGCGTCTGCGGGAGGAGGGTCTGGTCCCGCTGGTGATACCGGTGTCCGTGCCTGTGAGGCGAGTGGACCGACTATCCCCCAGCAGGGAGCAGGCAGAGGGGGAGGGATGGAGCCAGAGAGCAGGGCCCCTGGATAGAGCGCCGCTCGAACAGAAGGCCTCTGTCATCGTCACCCGCCGGAGATCCCTTCGCAATTCTCTCTCAGAGAGCACAAACCAG GATGAAGAAGGAACAAATGAGGAGGAAGCAAAAGCATGCGTCAAGTCAAAGCGACGCCCTCGGCCGGAACCCCTCTTCATCCCCCCTCCCAAGCCGGGCACCTTCATACCTCCGCCCGTCTACTCCACCATCACCCCCTACCAGAGCCACCTGCGCTCTCCTGTGCGGCTGGCTGACAACCCCTTTAGCATGCCCCCTTACACTCCCCCGCCCATTCTCAGCCCTGTGCGGGAGGGCTCCGGACTCTACTTCAGCACCATCCGCTCCTCTGCCACTTCCAACAGCCTCCCAGCTCCCACTCCTGCCACCCCCAAGTCTGTCACACGCAGCCTGCTCAGATCCA ACAGTTCCGAAATCACTCCTCCTGTCCTTCCTCTTATGGGTGATGCCACCCCCGTCAGCATAGAGCC ACGGATAAACATAGGCCATCGGTACCAGGCAGACATCCCAGAGCTGAAGGAGCGGTTGCAGGCACAGCAGGATGAGCACAAGGCAGACTTGGTCTGGAAACCCCTGCAAGAGCTGGAGACCAAGCAATCGCACCAGGACACCA TGAGGAGCTTGATGAGCCTGGCCTGCTCCAGTGCGCTTTGTGGAGGCGGGACCAATCAGGAGCTGGCTCTGCACTGTCTGCACGAGGCTAAAGGGGACATCCTG ggAGCCCTGGCGCTGCTGCTGCTAAAGAAGCCAATTTTCCAGAAGAACCACCCTCTTGCAGACTATCACTATGCAG GGTCAGACAAGTGGACATCTTCAGAGAAGTGGAATTTCAATAATGGAATCTCGGCTTATAAGAAGGATTTCTTCCTGGTGCAGAAGCTG GTGAGGACTAAGACAGTGGTGCAGTGTGTGGAGTTTTACTACACCTATAAGAAGCAGGTGAAGATTGGCCGGAATGGGACGCTCATTTTCGGGGACTCGGATGTCCTGGATGGAAGAGACACACAGGATGATGCTGAAATCAATGTGAAG AGCTCCCAGCGATATGGTCCCACTTCGAGGGAAACTCCTAGACAGGAAGAGGAAGTCAACAGCAAGCAGTGGGAGGACCCAGCAAACAGTATGCAGGACTCAACCCTTGCAAGGGTAACGCATACACTACCGGCTAATGAAAAT GCTAGTGAAGTCCTGGTCATGAGGAGTCCGGAGGTGCTGAGCATGGAGAAGAAAAAGGAACCACCCCCCAGAACGAGGCTGCCACCTCCACTTCCCAAACCACGCGCAGACCCGCCCCCCACAGACAAGAGAAAGACAGGGGCCGTCAACCAAGTGCAGGACCAGGACAGCATCTTTCCGTGCAAAAAATGTGGCAG GGTGTTCTACAAGGTGAAGAGCCGCAGCGCCCACATGAAGAGCCACTCGGAGCAGGAGAAGAAGGCGGCCGCGTTGAGGCAGAAAAtagcagaggaggaggagaaagcagcagtgGCCAGAGCAGAGGCAGCTCAAAGAAACGGCGCACAAGAGGAtgatagcagcagcagcagcagcagcagcatcagcagtagcagcagcagcaatgcGGATTccgaggaggagggggaggataAGGACGATAAAGACTGGCACTGA